The Lemur catta isolate mLemCat1 unplaced genomic scaffold, mLemCat1.pri scaffold_53_ctg1, whole genome shotgun sequence genome has a segment encoding these proteins:
- the LOC123629837 gene encoding LOW QUALITY PROTEIN: zinc finger and BTB domain-containing protein 47-like (The sequence of the model RefSeq protein was modified relative to this genomic sequence to represent the inferred CDS: inserted 6 bases in 4 codons; deleted 1 base in 1 codon) — MCVALCHQTLRKLDSSAVRRRCSETFPGGVPDHDGHQELSFSLAEDGAPHFACLTGRLTQQRLFRPDXCDVGLVRVPQRSVFPAHTGARAAHSRFFHSLFTQNEQLRRVELSLEALAPGGLQQILSFIYTPELLVNAASAHEVLSAASLLQMAGIAASRQELLDARSLGPPGPGTVALAQPAASCTPAVPPYYCDIKQEADTPGLPKICAREGPDPYSVRLEDGXGTAGGTVPATIGPAQPFFKEEKEGAVEEAGRPPASLCKLEGGGKLEEELGGSGTYSRQEQPQIIVEVNLNNQTLHVSTGRGEARPWDKPATMMLGREDALQRHSEEEEEEEEEEDEEEEDGGSGGEEEEDQESGSEGEEEEEEEEGHSEQEEEEEEEEEEGPSEQDQESSEEEEAEEGEAGSMQGPPGRRGSRADPPPHSRMATRSRENAWRQGTSEPEEAGPRSGKRPKLSPRVASAPARGPPATDGRGANVRLEEKQHHPCQKCPRVFNNRWYLEKHMNVTHSHMQICDQCGKRFLLESERLLQRQTDCERIIQCVTCGKAFEKLWSLHEHKKIVHGYAEKKFSCEICEFYTMAHVSHMVAHTKDMPSTCEACGKSFKRSMSLEVHSLQRSGEKPFRCDNCNERFQYKYQLPSHMSIHTGHKQLLCQWCGQDFNMKQCFDEHTKTHTGERPDICDICGRSFPSPPSVKRHRRAHGEKPEPRDVCGPRCRCPDVLEAHKEKCFLVSRPRAGDRPPXAPGLPPAQPQAXALPLLPGLPQTPPPRRPSSPPLPALAGHERHQLAAELHLLRPGAQGPLRGGPRCPPPLLGGSSSGLGRRPLLQRWLDVLRLRPRPGGRGPAAPRAGGGRLPRKCPPSAAP; from the exons ATGTGCGTGGCCCTGTGTCATCAGACATTGCGAAAATTAGACAGCTCAGCTGTC CGGAGACGCTGCAGCGAGACATTCCCGGGAGGCGTCCCAGACCACGACGGCCACCAGGAGCTGAGC TTCTCGCTGGCGGAGGACGGGGCGCCGCACTTCGCCTGCTTGACGGGCCGCCTGACCCAGCAGCGCCTCTTCCGGCCCG CCTGCGACGTGGGCCTGGTGCGGGTGCCCCAGCGCAGCGTCTTCCCGGCGCACACGGGCGCGCGCGCTGCCCATAGCCGGTTCTTCCACTCGCTCTTCACCCAGAACGAGCAGCTGCGGCGTGTGGAGCTGTCCCTGGAGGCGCTGGCGCCTGGTGGCCTGCAGCAGATCCTCAGCTTCATCTACACGCCCGAGCTGCTGGTCAACGCAGCCAGCGCCCACGAGGTGCTCAGTGCCGCCTCCTTGCTGCAGATGGCCGGCATCGCCGCGTCCCGCCAGGAACTGCTGGACGCCCGCTCCCTAGGCCCACCAGGTCCCGGCActgtggccctggcccagccgGCTGCCAGCTGCACCCCAGCTGTGCCACCCTACTACTGTGACATCAAGCAGGAGGCGGACACCCCAGGCCTGCCCAAGATCTGTGCCCGCGAGGGTCCTGACCCCTACTCAGTGCGCCTGGAGGACG CAGGGACCGCTGgaggcacagtgcctgccaccattgggccagcccagcccttcttcaaggaggagaaggagggtgcTGTCGAGGAGGCCGGCAGGCCCCCGGCCAGCTTGTGtaagctggagggtgggggcaaGTTGGAGGAAGAGCTTGGGGGTTCTGGCACCTACAGCCGCCAGGAGCAGCCCCAGATCATTGTGGAGGTGAACCTCAACAACCAGACACTGCACGTGTCCACTGGCCGAGGggaagccaggccctgggacaAGCCGGCCACCATGATGCTGGGCCGGGAGGATGCGCTGCAGAGacactcagaggaggaggaggaggaggaggaagaagaggatgaggaagaggaggatggtggcagtggaggagaggaggaggaggatcaagaaagtggcagtgagggagaagaggaagaggaggaagaggaagggcacagtgagcaggaggaagaggaagaagaggaggaggaggaagggcccagTGAGCAGGATCAAGAGagctctgaggaggaggaagcagaggagggggaagcTGGCAGCATGCAGGGGCCGCCAGGGCGCCGGGGCAGCCGTGCTgacccccctccccacagtcGCATGGCCACGCGGTCCCGGGAGAATGCCTGGCGCCAAGGCACCTCTGAGCCTGAGGAGGCTGGGCCACGTAGTGGGAAGCGACCCAAGCTGTCCCCCAGAGTGGCCTCTGCACCAGCCCGAGGGCCTCCAGCCACTGATGGGCGGGGGGCCAACgtgaggctggaggagaagcagcaccACCCGTGCCAGAAGTGCCCACGAGTTTTCAACAACCGCTGGTACCTGGAGAAACACATGAATGTGACCCACAGCCACATGCAGATCTGTGACCAGTGCGGCAAGCGCTTCCTGCTAGAGAGTGAGCGGCTGCTGCAGCGGCAGACGGACTGCGAGCGCATCATCCAGTGTGTGACGTGTGGCAAAGCTTTCGAGAAGCTCTGGTCCCTCCATGAGCACAAGAAGATTGTGCATGGGTACGCAGAGAAGAAGTTCTCATGTGAGATCTGTGAGTTCTATACAATGGCCCACGTTTCGCACATGGTTGCCCACACCAAGGACATGCCCTCCACCTGTGAAGCCTGCGGGAAGTCCTTCAAGCGCAGCATGTCCCTCGAGGTGCACTCACTGCAGCGCTCCGGGGAGAAGCCATTCAGATGTGACAACTGCAACGAGCGTTTCCAGTACAAGTACCAGCTGCCGTCACACATGAGCATCCACACTGGCCACAAGCAGCTCCTGTGCCAGTGGTGTGGCCAGGACTTCAACATGAAGCAGTGCTTTGATGAGCACACGAAGACCCACACAGGGGAGAGGCCGGACATCTGCGACATCTGCGGCAGGAGCTTCCCCAGCCCGCCCAGCGTGAAGCGGCACCGGCGC GCACACGGGGAAAAGCCGGAGCCTCGCGACGTGTGCGGCCCGCGCTGCCGCTGCCCCGACGTGCTCGAGGCCCACAAGGAGAAATGCTTCCTTGTCAGCCGCCCGCGGGCCGGCgaccgcccgcc cgccccgggcctgcCCCCCGCCCAGCCTCAGGC CGCGCTACCCCTGCTCCCCGGGCTCCCCCAGaccccgccgccccgccgcccctcGTCCCCACCGCTGCCGGCACTGGCAGGGCATGAACGCCACCAACTAGCTGCCGAGCTACACCTGCTGCgacctggagcccagggcccgcTCCGGGGGGGACCCCGCTGCCCTCCCCCCTTGCTGGGGGGCAGCAGCTCGGGCCTGggccgccgccccctcctccagAGGTGGCTGGATGTGCTCCGCCTGAGACCCCGACCCGGGGGGCGCGGGCCGGCAGCCCCCAGAGCCGGTGGAGGACGCCTCCCTCGCAAGTGCCCCCCTTCTGCGGCTCCCTGA